The DNA sequence CCACTTATCATCTGCACTTGATAATACATCTTCTGAAATTTGTTTCTTTTCATCTATCATTTTATCTATTTTTTCTTCTATAGTTCCTTTTGTTATAAACTTTCTTACTATAACTTCTTTATCTTGTCCTATACGATAAGCTCTATCTGTTGCTTGATTTTCAACAGCTGGATTCCACCATCTATCAAAATGAATTACATGATTAGCAGATGTTAAATTAAGTCCTACACCTGCTGATTTTAATGATAATATCATATAAGGAATATAATCAGAGTTATTAAATTCATCTACAATTTTACCTCTTTTCTTAACAGGTATTTTCCCATGAATTACAAGCCCTTTTTTATCAAATAACTTTGTTAAATATTCATCTAAATAAGGTATAATTTCAGTATATTGAGTGAATATAAGGACCTTTTCTCTTTTATCATATATAGTTTTTAATATATTATTTAAATATTCAAATTTCCCACTATCTTTGGCATTATATTTACTTATTCCTAAGTAATGTGAAGGATGATTACATATTTGTTTTAATTTTACAATTGAATTCATTATTAAGCCTCTTTTTTTCATTCCTTCTACAATATTTATATTATGTGATAAATCATTAACAATTTTTTCATATAATACAATTTGCTTATCAGTTAAATTAACATAATCTTTTATTTCAATTTTTTCAGGCAAATCTGATATTATCTTTTTATCAGTTTTAAGTCTTCTTAATATAAAAGGATTAACAGTTCTTCTTAATTTAATTATATTATTTTTATCTTCAATAATTCTTTTGGAAAAATCCTTAAAACTTTTTTGAGTTCCTAGTAATCCTGGATTTATAAAATCAAATAATGACCATAAATCTCCTAAATTATTTTCTATAGGAGTTCCTGTCATAGCAAATCTAATATCACTTTTTAATGCTTTTATAGCTTTAGTTTGTTTAGTATTAGGATTTTTAATAGCCTGTGATTCATCTAATACTATTAAATGCCATTTAATATCTTTTAAATTTTCTAATTTTTTAACCATATTATATGTAGTTATATACAAGAATATATTTTTTTCAATTATATTCTCTTTATCAAAATCTCCATATAAATTATGCAAAATCTTATATTTTAATTTAGGAGCAAACTTAGCTATTTCATTTTCCCAGTTAGAAATTAGAGAAGCTGGAACAACTAATAGTGCTGTTTCTTTTGACTTCTTTTTTATATTTTCTAATAAAGCTAGTACTTGAAGAGTTTTTCCTAATCCCATATCATCTGCTAAACAAGCACCAAAACCTAATGAATACATGTTCATAAGCCATTTATACCCGTCTTTTTGATAATTTCTAAATTTTGCTTTTATGCTAGTAGGTATTTTAAAATCTTTCGTATTTTGTCTTTTATCTAAAATGTATTTTAAATGATTTAAAAAATTTTGTGTTTTAATTGATGTACTCTCATCAAATTTAGAATTTTCTCCAAATTGCATACTAATAATATCTTTAACAGTATAATCTTTACTTGTTTCTTCATTTTCTAATATATTTATTAAATCTTTTATATGTTCGTGATTAA is a window from the Oceanivirga salmonicida genome containing:
- a CDS encoding DEAD/DEAH box helicase; translated protein: MLNVVFKTKGFYIEYDKNENIENFLREYEKDKYQAIYELAFKTENKNLGIGIAYLQNIAISFISEVLKDPSLEFTRGNFSLKINDNLKKELILNIPYSIGAEYINEIWIDNFWNELLRVFNMQVLEYKGSIKEYIENKNSNLHIADKIFFHLVENKDEKYPFAFMATYSSKNNEKKTYHKPIEHALIKYKNETSKLVELLSTVLKVSGKSKFIKSLLESGEFFKPIKLNSEEALIFLNEIPLYQENNIVCRIPNWWRKKHKFFQVSFKVDEKSFLGVNSILSFNPTAMLNGNSLSKKELKEFLKMAEGLVKFKGEWVNINHEHIKDLINILENEETSKDYTVKDIISMQFGENSKFDESTSIKTQNFLNHLKYILDKRQNTKDFKIPTSIKAKFRNYQKDGYKWLMNMYSLGFGACLADDMGLGKTLQVLALLENIKKKSKETALLVVPASLISNWENEIAKFAPKLKYKILHNLYGDFDKENIIEKNIFLYITTYNMVKKLENLKDIKWHLIVLDESQAIKNPNTKQTKAIKALKSDIRFAMTGTPIENNLGDLWSLFDFINPGLLGTQKSFKDFSKRIIEDKNNIIKLRRTVNPFILRRLKTDKKIISDLPEKIEIKDYVNLTDKQIVLYEKIVNDLSHNINIVEGMKKRGLIMNSIVKLKQICNHPSHYLGISKYNAKDSGKFEYLNNILKTIYDKREKVLIFTQYTEIIPYLDEYLTKLFDKKGLVIHGKIPVKKRGKIVDEFNNSDYIPYMILSLKSAGVGLNLTSANHVIHFDRWWNPAVENQATDRAYRIGQDKEVIVRKFITKGTIEEKIDKMIDEKKQISEDVLSSADDKWISEMSDKEIMDLVKLDI